From the genome of Spinacia oleracea cultivar Varoflay chromosome 2, BTI_SOV_V1, whole genome shotgun sequence, one region includes:
- the LOC110784852 gene encoding uncharacterized protein, with translation MIGLRTEDPNLDPAFPNQPPKMSETGSGGAVPTGCYKCGRPGHWSRDCPSNADPNSNPNSNPTSDSAYPKSFNNFSKSGNGGNSNNGSSSFQLKPTGSASKPKKAPRTRPKLTPELLLSDQGLGYILRYFPRNFKCRGRGHEVNDLRNLLRMYAEWHAQLLPYFPFDQFIHKVEEAGSTRRVKTCVAELKDRVANGGDPTKLKESFTENETQCDKEDVLNVGEPNGNDADDTHDLPFNGNDADDDMHDLTFNDNDADDMHADMLNEIYDKTVEETPASRQSNTTGADIPPSDQSMKHSDKSIGNGKSSDPTRLTEEEKSLIEAKRLKALEKAAAPSDKSVKILDQSLGVGGGNPKPSQITEDQKSLMEAKRQKALERAAARSRLLPLPTS, from the exons ATGATAGGGTTGAGAACCGAAGACCCAAATTTAGATCCTGCATTTCCAAATCAACCACCAAAAATGAGCGAAACCGGCAGTGGTGGAGCAGTTCCGACGGGATGTTACAAGTGCGGCCGCCCTGGCCACTGGTCCCGCGACTGTCCTTCAAACGCTGACCCTAACTCCAACCCTAATTCCAATCCAACTTCTGATTCTGCGTAccccaaatccttcaacaacTTCTCAAAGTCCGGCAATGGTGGTAATAGCAATAACGGCAGCAGTAGCTTCCAATTGAAGCCCACCGGTTCTGCTTCGAAGCCGAAGAAGGCGCCCCGAACTCGGCCGAAGCTCACCCCGGAGTTACTGCTCTCCGATCAAGGTCTCGGGTACATTCTCCGTTATTTCCCCCGTAATTTTAAGTGCAGAGGCCGTGGCCATGAG GTCAATGATTTGAGGAATCTACTACGTATGTATGCTGAATGGCACGCACAATTACTTCCATACTTCCCATTTGATCAGTTCATACACAAGGTAGAGGAAGCTGGATCCACAAGACGTGTGAAG ACCTGTGTTGCTGAGTTAAAAGACAGAGTTGCTAATGGAGGGGATCCCACAAAGCTGAAAGAGTCTTTTACTGAAAATGAGACCCAGTGTGATAAAGAAG ATGTCTTAAACGTGGGGGAGCCTAATGGGAATGATGCTGATGACACGCATGACTTGCCTTTTAATGGGAATGATGCTGATGATGACATGCATGACTTAACTTTCAATGACAATGACGCTGATGACATGCATGCAGATATGCTCAATGAAATATATGACAAGACTGTTGAA GAAACACCCGCTTCTAGGCAATCTAACACGACAGGTGCTGATATACCGCCAAGTGACCAATCAATGAAACATTCAGATAAATCAATAGGTAATGGTAAAAGTTCCGATCCTACTCGGCTTACAGAAGAAGAAAAATCGCTGATAGAAGCCAAGAGACTGAAGGCACTTGAAAAAGCTGCTGCTCCGAGTGATAAATCAGTGAAAATTTTAGATCAGTCATTAGGTGTAGGAGGTGGCAACCCCAAACCTAGTCAGATTACAGAAGATCAAAAATCactgatggaagccaagagacaGAAGGCACTTGAGAGAGCTGCAGCCCGCAGCAGGCTGTTGCCATTGCCAACCTCTTGA
- the LOC110785255 gene encoding uncharacterized protein isoform X8 yields MAAESNTSFHQEDTLGAGLHRHAISFQSGAVNSTSEMIPIGNYYGMNGNSGNLMFCDNSSIISTSSPTTTTVGSSSGTLLLDSVPGLKHDAGLAVEWTEEEQYKLEESLVKYKDEPSILKYIKIAALLRDKTVRDVALRCRWMARKRRKQEESHLGRKGNYRKDKYVESSAKTNLASASVSNVNMTPYSPQPNQMDQNQRVKCQVLTGKAKHLLEQNIQALNQINSNMSLLKLQDNIDLFCRTRDNINNVNAILNDMRQLSGKLGQMQELPISIDQNLANSILPRTTS; encoded by the exons ATGGCAGCAGAGTCTAATACAAGCTTTCATCAAGAAGATACACTGGGTGCTGGTTTGCATCGGCATGCTATATCGTTTCAGTCAGGGGCTGTAAATAGCACGTCAGAGATGATCCCCATTGGAAACTATTATGGGATGAATGGTAATAGTGGAAATCTTATGTTTTGTGACAATTCTAGCATCATTAGTACCAGCAGTCCCACCACAACTACTGTTGGCAGTTCATCCGGTACTCTTCTTTTGGATTCCGTGCCTGGGTTAAAGCACGATGCTGGTCTAGCTGTTGAGTGGACTGAGGAAGAACAATACAAATTGGAAGAAAGCCTTGTCAA GTATAAGGATGAGCCTAGTATCTTGAAGTACATCAAGATTGCTGCTCTTTTGCGAGACAAAACTGTACGTGATGTTGCGCTCAGATGTCGGTGGATGGCG AGAAAGCGGAGAAAACAAGAGGAATCACACTTGGGAAGGAAAGGGAATTACAGAAAG GACAAATACGTGGAATCATCTGCAAAGACTAACTTGGCGTCGGCTTCAGTATCTAACGTGAACATGACTCCATATTCTCCTCAGCCGAACCAGATGGATCAGAATCAGCGTGTAAAATGCCAAG TTTTGACCGGCAAAGCTAAGCATCTATTGGAGCAGAATATTCAAGCCTTAAATCAGATTAACAGTAACATGTCATTGCTGAAG TTGCAGGATAACATTGATCTCTTTTGTCGTACAAGAGACAACATTAATAATGTCAATGCCATCCTGAATGA CATGAGACAGCTTTCTGGAAAACTTGGCCAAATGCAAGAGCTTCCAATATCTATTGATCAGAATCTTGCTAATAGTATCTTGCCACGTACAACTTCG TAA
- the LOC110785255 gene encoding uncharacterized protein isoform X1 — translation MAAESNTSFHQEDTLGAGLHRHAISFQSGAVNSTSEMIPIGNYYGMNGNSGNLMFCDNSSIISTSSPTTTTVGSSSGTLLLDSVPGLKHDAGLAVEWTEEEQYKLEESLVKYKDEPSILKYIKIAALLRDKTVRDVALRCRWMARKRRKQEESHLGRKGNYRKDKYVESSAKTNLASASVSNVNMTPYSPQPNQMDQNQRVKCQVLTGKAKHLLEQNIQALNQINSNMSLLKLQDNIDLFCRTRDNINNVNAILNDMRQLSGKLGQMQELPISIDQNLANSILPRTTSVASHALTDSHFAQAGVTMLIEEIRRSVSTASSECYAVNLVRTSFMLCTIQLHILGLCVEEHNFGTCHLTSRENGVWATHRINRRRECASDHLFCLLIWS, via the exons ATGGCAGCAGAGTCTAATACAAGCTTTCATCAAGAAGATACACTGGGTGCTGGTTTGCATCGGCATGCTATATCGTTTCAGTCAGGGGCTGTAAATAGCACGTCAGAGATGATCCCCATTGGAAACTATTATGGGATGAATGGTAATAGTGGAAATCTTATGTTTTGTGACAATTCTAGCATCATTAGTACCAGCAGTCCCACCACAACTACTGTTGGCAGTTCATCCGGTACTCTTCTTTTGGATTCCGTGCCTGGGTTAAAGCACGATGCTGGTCTAGCTGTTGAGTGGACTGAGGAAGAACAATACAAATTGGAAGAAAGCCTTGTCAA GTATAAGGATGAGCCTAGTATCTTGAAGTACATCAAGATTGCTGCTCTTTTGCGAGACAAAACTGTACGTGATGTTGCGCTCAGATGTCGGTGGATGGCG AGAAAGCGGAGAAAACAAGAGGAATCACACTTGGGAAGGAAAGGGAATTACAGAAAG GACAAATACGTGGAATCATCTGCAAAGACTAACTTGGCGTCGGCTTCAGTATCTAACGTGAACATGACTCCATATTCTCCTCAGCCGAACCAGATGGATCAGAATCAGCGTGTAAAATGCCAAG TTTTGACCGGCAAAGCTAAGCATCTATTGGAGCAGAATATTCAAGCCTTAAATCAGATTAACAGTAACATGTCATTGCTGAAG TTGCAGGATAACATTGATCTCTTTTGTCGTACAAGAGACAACATTAATAATGTCAATGCCATCCTGAATGA CATGAGACAGCTTTCTGGAAAACTTGGCCAAATGCAAGAGCTTCCAATATCTATTGATCAGAATCTTGCTAATAGTATCTTGCCACGTACAACTTCGGTAGCTTCTCATGCCTTGACTGATTCTCATTTCG CCCAAGCTGGAGTCACGATGTTGATAGAGGAGATTCGGAGGAGTGTCTCAACTGCAAGTTCAGAATGTTATGCTGTAAATTTAGTTAGGACATCTTTTATGTTGTGTACGATTCAGTTGCATATATTGGGTCTGTGTGTAGAAGAACACAATTTTGGAACCTGCCATTTAACATCAAGAGAAAATGGAGTTTGGGCAACGCATCGCATAAATAGAAGAAGAGAATGTGCATCTGACCATCTATTCTGTCTCTTGATTTGGAGCTAA
- the LOC110785255 gene encoding uncharacterized protein isoform X6, translated as MAAESNTSFHQEDTLGAGLHRHAISFQSGAVNSTSEMIPIGNYYGMNGNSGNLMFCDNSSIISTSSPTTTTVGSSSGTLLLDSVPGLKHDAGLAVEWTEEEQYKLEESLVKYKDEPSILKYIKIAALLRDKTVRDVALRCRWMARKRRKQEESHLGRKGNYRKDKYVESSAKTNLASASVSNVNMTPYSPQPNQMDQNQRVKCQVLTGKAKHLLEQNIQALNQINSNMSLLKLQDNIDLFCRTRDNINNVNAILNDMRQLSGKLGQMQELPISIDQNLANSILPRTTSPKLESRC; from the exons ATGGCAGCAGAGTCTAATACAAGCTTTCATCAAGAAGATACACTGGGTGCTGGTTTGCATCGGCATGCTATATCGTTTCAGTCAGGGGCTGTAAATAGCACGTCAGAGATGATCCCCATTGGAAACTATTATGGGATGAATGGTAATAGTGGAAATCTTATGTTTTGTGACAATTCTAGCATCATTAGTACCAGCAGTCCCACCACAACTACTGTTGGCAGTTCATCCGGTACTCTTCTTTTGGATTCCGTGCCTGGGTTAAAGCACGATGCTGGTCTAGCTGTTGAGTGGACTGAGGAAGAACAATACAAATTGGAAGAAAGCCTTGTCAA GTATAAGGATGAGCCTAGTATCTTGAAGTACATCAAGATTGCTGCTCTTTTGCGAGACAAAACTGTACGTGATGTTGCGCTCAGATGTCGGTGGATGGCG AGAAAGCGGAGAAAACAAGAGGAATCACACTTGGGAAGGAAAGGGAATTACAGAAAG GACAAATACGTGGAATCATCTGCAAAGACTAACTTGGCGTCGGCTTCAGTATCTAACGTGAACATGACTCCATATTCTCCTCAGCCGAACCAGATGGATCAGAATCAGCGTGTAAAATGCCAAG TTTTGACCGGCAAAGCTAAGCATCTATTGGAGCAGAATATTCAAGCCTTAAATCAGATTAACAGTAACATGTCATTGCTGAAG TTGCAGGATAACATTGATCTCTTTTGTCGTACAAGAGACAACATTAATAATGTCAATGCCATCCTGAATGA CATGAGACAGCTTTCTGGAAAACTTGGCCAAATGCAAGAGCTTCCAATATCTATTGATCAGAATCTTGCTAATAGTATCTTGCCACGTACAACTTCG CCCAAGCTGGAGTCACGATGTTGA
- the LOC110785255 gene encoding uncharacterized protein isoform X2, whose translation MAAESNTSFHQEDTLGAGLHRHAISFQSGAVNSTSEMIPIGNYYGMNGNSGNLMFCDNSSIISTSSPTTTTVGSSSGTLLLDSVPGLKHDAGLAVEWTEEEQYKLEESLVKYKDEPSILKYIKIAALLRDKTVRDVALRCRWMARKRRKQEESHLGRKGNYRKDKYVESSAKTNLASASVSNVNMTPYSPQPNQMDQNQRVKCQVLTGKAKHLLEQNIQALNQINSNMSLLKLQDNIDLFCRTRDNINNVNAILNDMRQLSGKLGQMQELPISIDQNLANSILPRTTSVASHALTDSHFVRRMLPSVTLNDLMQSSFIS comes from the exons ATGGCAGCAGAGTCTAATACAAGCTTTCATCAAGAAGATACACTGGGTGCTGGTTTGCATCGGCATGCTATATCGTTTCAGTCAGGGGCTGTAAATAGCACGTCAGAGATGATCCCCATTGGAAACTATTATGGGATGAATGGTAATAGTGGAAATCTTATGTTTTGTGACAATTCTAGCATCATTAGTACCAGCAGTCCCACCACAACTACTGTTGGCAGTTCATCCGGTACTCTTCTTTTGGATTCCGTGCCTGGGTTAAAGCACGATGCTGGTCTAGCTGTTGAGTGGACTGAGGAAGAACAATACAAATTGGAAGAAAGCCTTGTCAA GTATAAGGATGAGCCTAGTATCTTGAAGTACATCAAGATTGCTGCTCTTTTGCGAGACAAAACTGTACGTGATGTTGCGCTCAGATGTCGGTGGATGGCG AGAAAGCGGAGAAAACAAGAGGAATCACACTTGGGAAGGAAAGGGAATTACAGAAAG GACAAATACGTGGAATCATCTGCAAAGACTAACTTGGCGTCGGCTTCAGTATCTAACGTGAACATGACTCCATATTCTCCTCAGCCGAACCAGATGGATCAGAATCAGCGTGTAAAATGCCAAG TTTTGACCGGCAAAGCTAAGCATCTATTGGAGCAGAATATTCAAGCCTTAAATCAGATTAACAGTAACATGTCATTGCTGAAG TTGCAGGATAACATTGATCTCTTTTGTCGTACAAGAGACAACATTAATAATGTCAATGCCATCCTGAATGA CATGAGACAGCTTTCTGGAAAACTTGGCCAAATGCAAGAGCTTCCAATATCTATTGATCAGAATCTTGCTAATAGTATCTTGCCACGTACAACTTCGGTAGCTTCTCATGCCTTGACTGATTCTCATTTCG TAAGAAGAATGCTGCCCTCTGTAACGCTGAATGATCTCATGCAATCTTCTTTCATTTCATAA
- the LOC110785255 gene encoding uncharacterized protein isoform X3, with protein sequence MAAESNTSFHQEDTLGAGLHRHAISFQSGAVNSTSEMIPIGNYYGMNGNSGNLMFCDNSSIISTSSPTTTTVGSSSGTLLLDSVPGLKHDAGLAVEWTEEEQYKLEESLVKYKDEPSILKYIKIAALLRDKTVRDVALRCRWMARKRRKQEESHLGRKGNYRKDKYVESSAKTNLASASVSNVNMTPYSPQPNQMDQNQRVKCQVLTGKAKHLLEQNIQALNQINSNMSLLKLQDNIDLFCRTRDNINNVNAILNDMRQLSGKLGQMQELPISIDQNLANSILPRTTSVASHALTDSHFVDNDIWRA encoded by the exons ATGGCAGCAGAGTCTAATACAAGCTTTCATCAAGAAGATACACTGGGTGCTGGTTTGCATCGGCATGCTATATCGTTTCAGTCAGGGGCTGTAAATAGCACGTCAGAGATGATCCCCATTGGAAACTATTATGGGATGAATGGTAATAGTGGAAATCTTATGTTTTGTGACAATTCTAGCATCATTAGTACCAGCAGTCCCACCACAACTACTGTTGGCAGTTCATCCGGTACTCTTCTTTTGGATTCCGTGCCTGGGTTAAAGCACGATGCTGGTCTAGCTGTTGAGTGGACTGAGGAAGAACAATACAAATTGGAAGAAAGCCTTGTCAA GTATAAGGATGAGCCTAGTATCTTGAAGTACATCAAGATTGCTGCTCTTTTGCGAGACAAAACTGTACGTGATGTTGCGCTCAGATGTCGGTGGATGGCG AGAAAGCGGAGAAAACAAGAGGAATCACACTTGGGAAGGAAAGGGAATTACAGAAAG GACAAATACGTGGAATCATCTGCAAAGACTAACTTGGCGTCGGCTTCAGTATCTAACGTGAACATGACTCCATATTCTCCTCAGCCGAACCAGATGGATCAGAATCAGCGTGTAAAATGCCAAG TTTTGACCGGCAAAGCTAAGCATCTATTGGAGCAGAATATTCAAGCCTTAAATCAGATTAACAGTAACATGTCATTGCTGAAG TTGCAGGATAACATTGATCTCTTTTGTCGTACAAGAGACAACATTAATAATGTCAATGCCATCCTGAATGA CATGAGACAGCTTTCTGGAAAACTTGGCCAAATGCAAGAGCTTCCAATATCTATTGATCAGAATCTTGCTAATAGTATCTTGCCACGTACAACTTCGGTAGCTTCTCATGCCTTGACTGATTCTCATTTCG TAGACAATGATATTTGGCGTGCATAA
- the LOC110785255 gene encoding uncharacterized protein isoform X5, translating to MAAESNTSFHQEDTLGAGLHRHAISFQSGAVNSTSEMIPIGNYYGMNGNSGNLMFCDNSSIISTSSPTTTTVGSSSGTLLLDSVPGLKHDAGLAVEWTEEEQYKLEESLVKYKDEPSILKYIKIAALLRDKTVRDVALRCRWMARKRRKQEESHLGRKGNYRKDKYVESSAKTNLASASVSNVNMTPYSPQPNQMDQNQRVKCQVLTGKAKHLLEQNIQALNQINSNMSLLKLQDNIDLFCRTRDNINNVNAILNDMRQLSGKLGQMQELPISIDQNLANSILPRTTSTMIFGVHNGLQPKLESRC from the exons ATGGCAGCAGAGTCTAATACAAGCTTTCATCAAGAAGATACACTGGGTGCTGGTTTGCATCGGCATGCTATATCGTTTCAGTCAGGGGCTGTAAATAGCACGTCAGAGATGATCCCCATTGGAAACTATTATGGGATGAATGGTAATAGTGGAAATCTTATGTTTTGTGACAATTCTAGCATCATTAGTACCAGCAGTCCCACCACAACTACTGTTGGCAGTTCATCCGGTACTCTTCTTTTGGATTCCGTGCCTGGGTTAAAGCACGATGCTGGTCTAGCTGTTGAGTGGACTGAGGAAGAACAATACAAATTGGAAGAAAGCCTTGTCAA GTATAAGGATGAGCCTAGTATCTTGAAGTACATCAAGATTGCTGCTCTTTTGCGAGACAAAACTGTACGTGATGTTGCGCTCAGATGTCGGTGGATGGCG AGAAAGCGGAGAAAACAAGAGGAATCACACTTGGGAAGGAAAGGGAATTACAGAAAG GACAAATACGTGGAATCATCTGCAAAGACTAACTTGGCGTCGGCTTCAGTATCTAACGTGAACATGACTCCATATTCTCCTCAGCCGAACCAGATGGATCAGAATCAGCGTGTAAAATGCCAAG TTTTGACCGGCAAAGCTAAGCATCTATTGGAGCAGAATATTCAAGCCTTAAATCAGATTAACAGTAACATGTCATTGCTGAAG TTGCAGGATAACATTGATCTCTTTTGTCGTACAAGAGACAACATTAATAATGTCAATGCCATCCTGAATGA CATGAGACAGCTTTCTGGAAAACTTGGCCAAATGCAAGAGCTTCCAATATCTATTGATCAGAATCTTGCTAATAGTATCTTGCCACGTACAACTTCG ACAATGATATTTGGCGTGCATAATGGATTGCAGCCCAAGCTGGAGTCACGATGTTGA
- the LOC110785255 gene encoding uncharacterized protein isoform X7 — protein sequence MAAESNTSFHQEDTLGAGLHRHAISFQSGAVNSTSEMIPIGNYYGMNGNSGNLMFCDNSSIISTSSPTTTTVGSSSGTLLLDSVPGLKHDAGLAVEWTEEEQYKLEESLVKYKDEPSILKYIKIAALLRDKTVRDVALRCRWMARKRRKQEESHLGRKGNYRKDKYVESSAKTNLASASVSNVNMTPYSPQPNQMDQNQRVKCQVLTGKAKHLLEQNIQALNQINSNMSLLKLQDNIDLFCRTRDNINNVNAILNDMRQLSGKLGQMQELPISIDQNLANSILPRTTS from the exons ATGGCAGCAGAGTCTAATACAAGCTTTCATCAAGAAGATACACTGGGTGCTGGTTTGCATCGGCATGCTATATCGTTTCAGTCAGGGGCTGTAAATAGCACGTCAGAGATGATCCCCATTGGAAACTATTATGGGATGAATGGTAATAGTGGAAATCTTATGTTTTGTGACAATTCTAGCATCATTAGTACCAGCAGTCCCACCACAACTACTGTTGGCAGTTCATCCGGTACTCTTCTTTTGGATTCCGTGCCTGGGTTAAAGCACGATGCTGGTCTAGCTGTTGAGTGGACTGAGGAAGAACAATACAAATTGGAAGAAAGCCTTGTCAA GTATAAGGATGAGCCTAGTATCTTGAAGTACATCAAGATTGCTGCTCTTTTGCGAGACAAAACTGTACGTGATGTTGCGCTCAGATGTCGGTGGATGGCG AGAAAGCGGAGAAAACAAGAGGAATCACACTTGGGAAGGAAAGGGAATTACAGAAAG GACAAATACGTGGAATCATCTGCAAAGACTAACTTGGCGTCGGCTTCAGTATCTAACGTGAACATGACTCCATATTCTCCTCAGCCGAACCAGATGGATCAGAATCAGCGTGTAAAATGCCAAG TTTTGACCGGCAAAGCTAAGCATCTATTGGAGCAGAATATTCAAGCCTTAAATCAGATTAACAGTAACATGTCATTGCTGAAG TTGCAGGATAACATTGATCTCTTTTGTCGTACAAGAGACAACATTAATAATGTCAATGCCATCCTGAATGA CATGAGACAGCTTTCTGGAAAACTTGGCCAAATGCAAGAGCTTCCAATATCTATTGATCAGAATCTTGCTAATAGTATCTTGCCACGTACAACTTCG TAG
- the LOC110785255 gene encoding uncharacterized protein isoform X4 yields the protein MAAESNTSFHQEDTLGAGLHRHAISFQSGAVNSTSEMIPIGNYYGMNGNSGNLMFCDNSSIISTSSPTTTTVGSSSGTLLLDSVPGLKHDAGLAVEWTEEEQYKLEESLVKYKDEPSILKYIKIAALLRDKTVRDVALRCRWMARKRRKQEESHLGRKGNYRKDKYVESSAKTNLASASVSNVNMTPYSPQPNQMDQNQRVKCQVLTGKAKHLLEQNIQALNQINSNMSLLKLQDNIDLFCRTRDNINNVNAILNDMRQLSGKLGQMQELPISIDQNLANSILPRTTSVASHALTDSHFDNDIWRA from the exons ATGGCAGCAGAGTCTAATACAAGCTTTCATCAAGAAGATACACTGGGTGCTGGTTTGCATCGGCATGCTATATCGTTTCAGTCAGGGGCTGTAAATAGCACGTCAGAGATGATCCCCATTGGAAACTATTATGGGATGAATGGTAATAGTGGAAATCTTATGTTTTGTGACAATTCTAGCATCATTAGTACCAGCAGTCCCACCACAACTACTGTTGGCAGTTCATCCGGTACTCTTCTTTTGGATTCCGTGCCTGGGTTAAAGCACGATGCTGGTCTAGCTGTTGAGTGGACTGAGGAAGAACAATACAAATTGGAAGAAAGCCTTGTCAA GTATAAGGATGAGCCTAGTATCTTGAAGTACATCAAGATTGCTGCTCTTTTGCGAGACAAAACTGTACGTGATGTTGCGCTCAGATGTCGGTGGATGGCG AGAAAGCGGAGAAAACAAGAGGAATCACACTTGGGAAGGAAAGGGAATTACAGAAAG GACAAATACGTGGAATCATCTGCAAAGACTAACTTGGCGTCGGCTTCAGTATCTAACGTGAACATGACTCCATATTCTCCTCAGCCGAACCAGATGGATCAGAATCAGCGTGTAAAATGCCAAG TTTTGACCGGCAAAGCTAAGCATCTATTGGAGCAGAATATTCAAGCCTTAAATCAGATTAACAGTAACATGTCATTGCTGAAG TTGCAGGATAACATTGATCTCTTTTGTCGTACAAGAGACAACATTAATAATGTCAATGCCATCCTGAATGA CATGAGACAGCTTTCTGGAAAACTTGGCCAAATGCAAGAGCTTCCAATATCTATTGATCAGAATCTTGCTAATAGTATCTTGCCACGTACAACTTCGGTAGCTTCTCATGCCTTGACTGATTCTCATTTCG ACAATGATATTTGGCGTGCATAA
- the LOC110785288 gene encoding large ribosomal subunit protein uL23c, giving the protein MATTAPNLHSLSSSFAFSNPSSNVSATSFTFQIPNKKAQISCISSKKLHTQKSFNFHDAVTPMNKPSFGRDLMVAQATEAVAPTTEEAATSQPKTSKKAKKLKYPRRVLDVYQILQSPIITEAAIKNIADENSLLFTVDVRADKKMIREAISNFFGVKVRKVNTLIRPDGTKKAYIMLNKEYNASELAKKIGIFPGGN; this is encoded by the exons ATGGCGACCACCGCGCCAAACCTGCATTCTCTCTCATCATCTTTCGCCTTCTCAAACCCTTCATCTAATGTATCTGCTACTTCTTTCACTTTCCAAATTCCCAACAAAAAAGCTCAAATTTCCTGCATTTCCTCCAAAAAGCTTCATACCCAGAAGAGTTTCAATTTTCATG ATGCAGTTACTCCGATGAACAAGCCTAGTTTTGGTAGGGATCTGATGGTTGCCCAGGCCACCGAAGCAGTTGCTCCGACTACAGAGGAAGCAGCTACTTCTCAACCCAAAACATCAAAAAAGGCTAAAAAACTGAAGTACCCTCGGAGAGTACTTGATGTGTATCAGATCCTTCAATCCCCCATCATAACTGAGGCCGCCATAAAGAATATTGCTGATGAGAACTCACTGCTTTTCACTGTTGATGTTCGTGCTGATAAGAAGATGATTAGAGAGGCTATCAGTAACTTTTTTGGTGTGAAAGTTCGAAAAGTAAATACTTTGATCAG GCCTGATGGAACAAAGAAAGCGTATATTATGTTGAATAAAGAGTACAATGCTTCAGAGCTGGCAAAGAAGATAGGAATTTTCCCAGGTGGAAACTAA